Sequence from the Clostridium botulinum genome:
CATGTGATACATTTGAAATAAGTTCTGTCTTCATCTTTTGGCTCTTTACTTCTTCATCAACTGCTTTTTTAAAGCCTTGTTGTATTTTTTTAATTTCATCCTTAAAGCTATTAAAAAGACCTAAGTCCTCGTTTATTTCAACATCTAAGCTTCCCTCTGCAATCTTATTTGTAGCATTAAGGAGAATTTGATACTTACCTTTAATATCATCTGAATATTTTTTTAAAATTATAAATAAAACTACTGTATATAAAAGTGCTGCCATGATTCCAAAAAACCATATACTGCAAATAATCACAAGAGCAACAAAATTTATAGCTAATATTTTTATAATAAACTTATTAGATTTATCGGTTAAATCAACGTTTGACATATAATCAATTAGATTGTTTATCCATTTTTTTGATAATCTAAATATTTTAACAATAAGTAAATTTTCTCTAAAATATTTAACGAATCCAGTTTTAAATATATGCTTTAATAGCATAGCTCCACTTAGTATTGCAAAAGTTATTACACTCCATAAAACCGTATTTATAATTATCCTTAGAATCCAATCCATTTCTTGTGTTATTCCAAACCCAACAAATCCATTTCCCAATGTACCCTGTAAAGTCTCTAATATTGCTGCACTTGATGATATACCACACATTATCGGTGCACATACAAATATAAATAAAAGAACTTCAAATGGAATTTTAAACATATACTTAATTCCAAGTACTTCTTTTCCAATTTTATAAGGAATCAATAATGATACTATTAATATAGTTGATAATATTATTAGTACTGTTGATATTACTACATCATAATTTATATTTATGCTAGATCTTTCTATCATTGAGCTTATACTATCATTGTACTTTAGTTCTTTAGGAATAGCATAAACAAATGTAGTATCTTTTATTTTATTAAATTCAACATTATTATCATAAATATGAACTAAATTTTCAAAATCAAAATTTATAAAATTGTTTCTAACATTAAACTCATCTGCACCATAAACATTATTTACTTTAAGCTTGCCATCCTCATCAAATTGCATAACCATATAAAATCCATATATGTCTTGCAAATTTTCCAATTCTTCAGTATTATCTCCTAATATTAATGATTGTAATGAATTTTCACTATTAGTTTTTGTTATATCTCCATTTTTATTAATTACTAAATATTCAAGATTTTTTAAATTTCTAGATAAATTTCCTTCCCAACTTCTAAGTTGTGAATTAAATTGTTCATTAATACCATTTATATAATTTTTTCTTTGAGCATTATAGTTATTTTCAGACTCATCTATAAATTCTTCTGTATGTGGA
This genomic interval carries:
- a CDS encoding sensor histidine kinase; protein product: MKNINKKPYIINIMAILIVIITSIGIISFYPIIGKVSQKTEPSSPYEEYNMLKEIYDSSYVLYKDFLEKEQDKSLNFSEVYIKEIGDDPHTEEFIDESENNYNAQRKNYINGINEQFNSQLRSWEGNLSRNLKNLEYLVINKNGDITKTNSENSLQSLILGDNTEELENLQDIYGFYMVMQFDEDGKLKVNNVYGADEFNVRNNFINFDFENLVHIYDNNVEFNKIKDTTFVYAIPKELKYNDSISSMIERSSININYDVVISTVLIILSTILIVSLLIPYKIGKEVLGIKYMFKIPFEVLLFIFVCAPIMCGISSSAAILETLQGTLGNGFVGFGITQEMDWILRIIINTVLWSVITFAILSGAMLLKHIFKTGFVKYFRENLLIVKIFRLSKKWINNLIDYMSNVDLTDKSNKFIIKILAINFVALVIICSIWFFGIMAALLYTVVLFIILKKYSDDIKGKYQILLNATNKIAEGSLDVEINEDLGLFNSFKDEIKKIQQGFKKAVDEEVKSQKMKTELISNVSHDLKTPLTSIITYIDLLKDENISEEDRKSYIDTIDKKSQRLKFLIEDLFEVSKATSGNVQLNLVKVDIVELMRQTQIELSDKINNSGLILKNNFPENKIILNLDSQKTFRIFENLINNIAKYAMKDSRVYIDILEEEDCIEILLKNMSAVEIDFNPNEIVERFARGDSSRNTEGSGLGLAISKSFVELQGGSFSVEVDGDLFKVIISFKKIAIN